One part of the Puniceicoccales bacterium genome encodes these proteins:
- a CDS encoding ABC transporter ATP-binding protein/permease translates to MSDNNYGIHGIFKYLRYLKGAEIEIFMAVLFGAITGIASGLGVPVVLEVASNKVFNQSNVPSSVIAVFCILPFIIITIRGVSAIISSYFIASCGQKIIEGIRVLIFKKMQKLPLAYFYRVPPSDLISRSINSTTIIQNTLIEISHDLIKQPMTLLGAICSLIYLCIRQSDVAILMLFIFAVPVIIIPVRRFGRKLREKSGKMQGETAKIINNLNHNLAAIKEIRAFCLESYFTSKYRLACHAFSEAFLKVVKYNMLISPVVEIIASIGVGIAMFYLYEKGIKTNIFLSLCGALYFSYEPIKRIGWLNGKVQEAMAGIDRIENILNEPEVISDPIVPVKINRLHGHIKFKDVKFYYEENKNVFDGMNLELEGEKIYAIAGHSGAGKSTLANLIMRFYDVNAGSVTIDGIDVREMAIKDLRRNIAIVPQEPALVNDTVFNNIIWGNLAATKEDVIQAAKKAFAHDFIEKLDDCYDTIVGEDGSFLSGGQKQRLALARAFLKNSQILIFDEATSALDSDSEHKIYKAIEKLVKDKTVIIISHRFSMMSIVDQVIVIDSGRVAEIGTPDELLNTKSSIYRHLYDNQNLMK, encoded by the coding sequence ATGAGTGATAATAATTATGGAATACATGGAATATTTAAGTATTTACGATATTTAAAAGGAGCCGAGATTGAGATATTTATGGCGGTATTATTCGGTGCAATTACCGGTATTGCCAGTGGATTGGGTGTGCCAGTTGTTCTTGAGGTTGCTTCTAATAAGGTATTTAATCAATCCAATGTGCCATCTTCGGTCATTGCAGTGTTCTGCATATTGCCATTTATAATAATAACAATCAGGGGTGTTTCTGCGATAATAAGCTCCTATTTCATAGCATCATGTGGTCAAAAAATAATAGAGGGAATCCGGGTCCTGATATTTAAGAAAATGCAAAAATTACCATTGGCCTATTTTTATCGTGTACCTCCAAGTGATCTTATTTCCCGATCGATCAATAGTACAACTATCATTCAAAATACACTAATAGAGATTTCGCACGATTTGATAAAACAGCCCATGACTTTGCTTGGGGCCATATGTTCTCTTATATATCTATGTATCCGACAGTCGGACGTGGCAATATTGATGCTGTTTATCTTTGCGGTCCCAGTTATTATTATACCTGTACGTAGATTTGGCAGAAAGCTTCGGGAAAAATCTGGAAAAATGCAAGGTGAAACGGCCAAAATTATAAATAATCTGAACCATAACCTTGCTGCAATAAAAGAAATAAGAGCATTTTGCCTGGAAAGCTATTTCACATCCAAGTATAGATTGGCCTGCCATGCTTTTTCCGAAGCTTTTCTCAAGGTTGTGAAATATAACATGTTGATATCACCTGTGGTTGAAATTATTGCCTCGATTGGAGTGGGCATCGCCATGTTCTATTTATATGAAAAAGGTATCAAAACGAATATCTTTTTGTCATTGTGTGGAGCTCTATATTTTAGCTATGAGCCAATAAAAAGGATTGGTTGGTTAAATGGTAAGGTCCAGGAAGCTATGGCCGGCATAGACAGGATAGAAAATATACTTAATGAGCCAGAAGTTATAAGTGATCCGATTGTTCCTGTTAAAATCAACCGATTGCACGGTCACATAAAATTTAAGGATGTAAAATTTTATTACGAAGAAAATAAAAATGTTTTTGATGGTATGAATTTGGAGCTGGAAGGTGAAAAAATTTATGCCATTGCTGGCCATAGTGGTGCCGGAAAATCCACATTGGCAAACCTGATTATGCGATTTTATGATGTTAACGCAGGAAGTGTAACCATCGATGGCATAGATGTGAGAGAAATGGCGATTAAGGATTTGAGAAGAAACATCGCTATTGTCCCACAGGAGCCTGCACTGGTGAATGATACTGTATTTAACAATATAATCTGGGGAAACCTGGCCGCTACCAAAGAAGATGTAATACAAGCTGCTAAAAAAGCGTTTGCCCATGACTTTATAGAAAAGCTAGATGACTGTTACGATACGATTGTTGGAGAAGATGGAAGCTTTTTATCCGGCGGACAAAAACAGCGGTTGGCACTGGCCAGAGCATTTTTAAAAAATTCTCAGATTCTGATCTTCGATGAAGCCACGTCGGCGTTGGACTCTGATAGCGAGCACAAAATCTATAAGGCAATAGAAAAGCTGGTGAAGGATAAAACTGTGATAATTATCTCACACAGGTTTAGCATGATGTCCATCGTTGATCAGGTAATCGTGATAGACTCGGGTAGGGTCGCTGAAATTGGTACACCGGACGAGTTGCTAAATACAAAATCATCCATATATAGGCATCTCTATGACAATCAAAATTTGATGAAATAA